A stretch of the Vigna radiata var. radiata cultivar VC1973A chromosome 9, Vradiata_ver6, whole genome shotgun sequence genome encodes the following:
- the LOC106772971 gene encoding cytochrome P450 CYP82D47 — protein MDPASNFQASVAGFLVLLIAYKVFRFIRSPKQRKGTNVPEPHGALPLIGHLHLLNGRIPYFRTFSAMAQKYGPVFCVKLGCHPTIVVNNREIAKECLTINDRAFASRPNTSGGRLMGYNNAIFGLAPYGNYWREIRKMSVLEILSSHRLEKLKHVRDSETLSLVKDLYSSMTVSSEKHVKDSNEVAISNLLEHMTFNIIVRMIAGKRFGGDTANEEDNEAWKLRKAIKDATYLFGVFVVADAIPSLSWFDFQGYVSFMKRTAQQTDLILEKWLQEHLRERMRDGECERDFMDVMISTFEEQEDICGYKKETVIKATAMMLILTAGGSTAMTLTWALSLLVNHPKILKAALQELDTHVGKERWVEESDIKKLKYLDAIIKETLRLYPPAPLTGIREAMEDCSLVGYDVPKGTRLLINLWNLQRDPEVWPNPNEFEPERFLTTHRDIDFMSQDFELIPFSFGRRSCPGMSFGLQVTHLTLARLLQGFHIFTKDGAHVDMTEGLGVALPKQQQLRLILQPRLPLELYENL, from the exons ATGGATCCTGCTTCGAATTTCCAAGCTTCTGTTGCAGGATTCTTAGTGTTGCTAATTGCATACAAAGTGTTTAGGTTCATCAGATCTcctaaacaaagaaaaggaaccAATGTTCCCGAACCTCACGGTGCTTTACCTTTGATAGGGCACCTCCACCTTCTCAATGGTAGAATACCCTATTTCAGGACCTTCTCAGCCATGGCTCAGAAATATGGTCCAGTCTTCTGTGTCAAACTGGGTTGCCACCCCACCATAGTGGTGAACAACAGGGAAATTGCCAAAGAGTGCCTCACCATAAATGACAGAGCTTTTGCCTCAAGACCAAACACTTCTGGTGGTAGACTCATGGGTTACAACAATGCAATCTTTGGCCTTGCTCCTTACGGAAATTACTGGCGTGAGATCAGAAAAATGTCTGTTCTCGAGATTTTGTCAAGCCACAGGCTTGAGAAGCTGAAGCATGTCAGAGACAGTGAAACACTGTCTCTTGTGAAGGACTTGTACTCATCAATGACAGTGTCCTCTGAAAAGCACGTGAAGGACTCAAATGAAGTGGCTATAAGCAATCTGTTAGAGCACATGACCTTCAACATAATTGTTAGGATGATTGCTGGGAAGAGATTTGGAGGGGACACCGCCAACGAAGAAGATAATGAAGCATGGAAGCTGAGAAAAGCCATAAAAGATGCCACATATCTGTTTGGTGTTTTTGTGGTGGCTGATGCGATTCCTTCTCTTAGTTGGTTCGATTTCCAAGGTTACGTCAGTTTCATGAAAAGAACAGCTCAACAAACAGACCTTATTCTTGAGAAGTGGCTGCAAGAACATCtgagagagagaatgagagatGGTGAATGCGAAAGAGACTTCATGGACGTTATGATATCAACTTTCGAAGAGCAAGAAGATATTTGTGGCTATAAGAAAGAGACTGTTATCAAAGCAACAGCGATG ATGCTTATCCTTACTGCTGGAGGAAGCACAGCCATGACACTAACATGGGCACTGTCCTTGCTCGTAAACCATCCAAAGATTCTAAAGGCAGCCTTACAAGAGTTGGACACCCACGTAGGAAAAGAAAGATGGGTGGAAGAATCTGACATAAAAAAGCTCAAATATCTGGATGCCATTATCAAAGAGACCCTTCGTTTGTACCCGCCAGCACCCTTAACAGGAATCAGGGAGGCAATGGAAGATTGCTCTTTGGTAGGGTATGATGTCCCAAAGGGAACACGATTGCTTATTAATCTGTGGAACTTGCAAAGGGACCCAGAAGTATGGCCTAACCCTAATGAGTTTGAGCCAGAGAGGTTCCTCACCACTCACAGAGACATTGATTTTATGAGTCAGGACTTTGAGTTGATTCCATTTAGCTTTGGAAGAAGGTCGTGCCCTGGCATGTCCTTTGGCCTGCAAGTCACGCACTTGACCTTGGCTCGCTTGCTTCAAGGCTTTCATATTTTCACAAAGGATGGTGCTCACGTTGATATGACTGAAGGGTTAGGAGTCGCTTTGCCTAAGCAACAACAACTTCGACTTATTCTCCAACCTCGTCTTCCATTGGAGCTTTATGAAAACCTTTGA